Proteins encoded in a region of the Gallalistipes aquisgranensis genome:
- a CDS encoding amidohydrolase, protein MNILINDTLVLPMTASGGEAPVFRGHVGISGDRIVMVGRDGEDAERFRREHAGALREIDGRGKLVMPGFVNTHNHVAMTLMRGYADDMPLMPWLTEKIWPFEEKERPDDVRLGAEVGIAEMLLGGTTTFVDMYWMQASVAEAVCHSGIRAVLSPCFVDARFGEFERDLETVMERYAGACEGRIGVMIAPHAPYTCSPEHLRRALELSRHYGIGINIHVAETAAEIETIAGKYGKSPVAYLRDLGVFERPTLAVHAVHLTDGDIAVLKEYGVSVAHNPQSNMKISSGISPVARLLSEGINVGIGTDGPSSNNDLDMWEEMRSASFLQKVATGDPCVLPAYEVLKMATVNGARAIGMEGKVGQIAEGLLADVVLIDICKPHLCPQHDVVANLVYCGKSSDVDTVIVNGKVVVEGGRLLTLDAGALCGEVQERAEEMLRRS, encoded by the coding sequence ATGAATATTCTGATTAACGATACGCTGGTGCTTCCGATGACCGCTTCCGGCGGCGAGGCACCTGTTTTCCGCGGCCATGTCGGTATTTCGGGCGACCGGATCGTGATGGTCGGCCGTGACGGTGAGGATGCGGAGCGTTTCCGCCGGGAACATGCCGGGGCGCTGCGCGAGATCGACGGCAGGGGAAAGCTGGTTATGCCGGGTTTCGTCAATACCCATAACCATGTCGCGATGACGCTCATGCGCGGCTATGCGGACGATATGCCGCTGATGCCGTGGCTCACCGAAAAGATATGGCCTTTCGAGGAGAAGGAACGGCCCGACGACGTCCGGTTGGGCGCCGAGGTGGGAATCGCCGAAATGCTGCTCGGAGGAACCACGACCTTCGTGGACATGTACTGGATGCAGGCTTCCGTGGCCGAGGCGGTCTGCCATTCGGGTATCCGGGCCGTGTTGTCACCCTGTTTCGTGGATGCCCGGTTCGGGGAGTTCGAACGCGATCTGGAGACCGTCATGGAGCGTTATGCCGGGGCCTGCGAAGGACGTATCGGCGTTATGATCGCTCCGCACGCTCCCTATACCTGTTCGCCGGAGCATCTGCGCCGGGCACTCGAACTGAGCCGGCATTACGGTATAGGGATCAATATTCATGTGGCGGAAACGGCGGCCGAGATCGAAACGATTGCCGGGAAATACGGGAAGAGCCCTGTGGCCTACCTGCGCGACCTGGGCGTCTTCGAGCGTCCCACCCTTGCGGTCCATGCCGTGCACCTGACCGACGGGGATATCGCCGTGCTGAAGGAATACGGCGTGTCGGTGGCCCATAATCCGCAGAGCAATATGAAGATTTCCAGTGGAATATCTCCCGTGGCGCGCCTGTTGAGCGAAGGCATCAACGTGGGGATCGGCACCGACGGTCCCTCCTCGAACAACGACCTGGACATGTGGGAGGAGATGCGCAGCGCATCGTTCCTGCAGAAAGTGGCGACGGGCGACCCGTGCGTGTTGCCGGCTTACGAAGTGCTGAAAATGGCCACGGTGAACGGAGCCCGGGCGATCGGCATGGAGGGAAAGGTGGGGCAGATCGCCGAGGGGCTGCTGGCCGACGTGGTCCTGATCGACATCTGCAAACCCCACCTCTGTCCGCAGCATGACGTGGTGGCCAATCTGGTCTATTGCGGCAAGAGTTCGGACGTGGATACGGTAATCGTGAACGGGAAGGTGGTGGTGGAGGGAGGCCGTCTGCTCACGCTCGACGCAGGGGCTTTGTGCGGCGAAGTGCAGGAACGGGCGGAGGAGATGCTCCGCCGCAGCTGA
- a CDS encoding lipocalin-like domain-containing protein produces the protein MKKTVRFLAVAAIAAAVAACFGEAQTPAPFVEGVVLDASMNGVTIVTGTGDTLDLSTMGVSRERYPGVLIGDSVKVKYSDADRDGARVATVDSLVVTVHSPYYYIQGAWVMPDPVKRGAEQGFRLEPGGAESIGMATLLVEDWELLVSRNELVLRVKSVGNGNVSVGYDTLRVEKLNADSLVLSKDGTVLWRLSRRK, from the coding sequence ATGAAAAAAACGGTTCGGTTTTTGGCCGTAGCGGCTATCGCCGCAGCGGTGGCGGCGTGTTTCGGGGAGGCGCAGACTCCGGCTCCTTTTGTGGAGGGGGTGGTGCTGGATGCTTCGATGAACGGGGTGACGATCGTGACAGGTACGGGCGATACACTCGACCTGAGTACGATGGGCGTGAGCCGGGAGAGGTATCCCGGCGTGCTGATCGGCGATTCGGTGAAAGTGAAATACAGCGATGCCGATCGGGACGGAGCACGTGTTGCTACGGTCGATTCGCTGGTGGTCACCGTCCATTCCCCCTATTATTACATTCAGGGGGCCTGGGTGATGCCCGATCCCGTAAAACGGGGAGCCGAACAGGGATTCCGTCTCGAACCCGGCGGAGCGGAGTCGATCGGCATGGCTACGCTGCTGGTGGAGGACTGGGAGCTTCTCGTGTCCCGCAACGAACTGGTGCTCCGTGTGAAGAGTGTCGGAAACGGGAATGTGTCGGTGGGATACGATACGCTCCGGGTCGAAAAACTGAATGCCGATTCGCTGGTGCTTTCGAAGGACGGAACCGTGCTTTGGAGGCTGTCCCGCCGGAAATAG
- a CDS encoding ExbD/TolR family protein produces the protein MAIKRGSKVDKSFSAASMTDLMFLLLMFMLIATTLINPNALKLLLPKSSNQLKEKPYTTVSITADLHYYVETEPVSYDNLESALRSKMAGAEDPTVSLHCDKSVPVDEVVKVMNIAKDNGYKLILATSPK, from the coding sequence ATGGCAATCAAACGAGGATCGAAAGTCGATAAATCGTTCAGCGCGGCTTCGATGACCGACCTGATGTTCCTGCTGCTGATGTTCATGCTCATCGCCACCACGCTCATCAATCCCAATGCGCTGAAGCTGTTGCTCCCCAAGAGTTCCAACCAGCTCAAGGAGAAGCCCTATACCACCGTCTCGATCACCGCCGACCTGCACTACTACGTGGAGACGGAGCCTGTGTCGTACGACAATCTGGAGAGTGCCCTGCGGAGTAAGATGGCGGGTGCGGAAGACCCTACGGTGTCGCTCCACTGCGACAAGAGCGTGCCGGTGGACGAGGTGGTGAAGGTGATGAACATCGCCAAGGACAACGGATACAAACTGATTCTGGCCACGAGCCCCAAATAG
- a CDS encoding DUF1573 domain-containing protein yields the protein MRRVVLLLALSLAAVALRAQEAPAEGPRLVFDRETHDFGRIPGRGGKVSCEFPFTNRGTAPLVITRIVTSCTCTKGSFPKRPVAPGGTGTVTITYDPAQQQGVFFKAIQVYSNDGRKRVIVTVKGEVY from the coding sequence ATGAGAAGAGTCGTTTTGTTGCTGGCCCTCTCGCTGGCGGCGGTTGCGCTCCGGGCCCAGGAGGCTCCGGCCGAAGGACCCAGGCTCGTGTTCGACCGGGAAACGCACGATTTCGGCCGCATACCGGGCAGAGGCGGAAAAGTGTCCTGCGAGTTTCCGTTCACCAACCGGGGGACGGCTCCGCTGGTGATTACCCGTATCGTGACCTCCTGCACCTGCACCAAGGGGAGTTTCCCGAAGAGGCCGGTGGCCCCGGGAGGGACCGGGACGGTGACGATCACTTATGACCCAGCCCAACAGCAGGGGGTCTTTTTCAAGGCGATCCAGGTGTACAGCAACGACGGACGGAAACGCGTGATCGTGACGGTCAAGGGAGAAGTGTACTGA
- a CDS encoding TonB family protein → MYYYSTDDRKRKWIGAAATAAYLVLWVVLMVCVKFSFEPPETEGEGILINFGTTEEAAGEQDPALQEQIAQVPESPQSPASQEEVTTQEHEEAPAVETRKPKPTEKPAEKPVEKPREVNKRALFPGKTAGSTSSSEGESRGKGNQGNPAGEPLGSHAGTGMGDSGVSFDLRGRNPVGEVRPNYNGNDRGRHVVKVRITVNPSGSVVSAVHQAQGSTTNSRAFVDEALRAARKQRFTPSEGDNLQTGVITYVFNVM, encoded by the coding sequence ATGTACTATTACAGCACGGACGACCGCAAACGCAAATGGATCGGCGCTGCCGCGACGGCCGCCTACCTTGTCTTGTGGGTGGTGCTGATGGTGTGCGTCAAATTCAGTTTCGAGCCGCCCGAAACCGAGGGGGAGGGTATTCTGATCAATTTCGGAACGACCGAAGAGGCCGCCGGAGAGCAGGACCCCGCCCTGCAGGAGCAGATCGCGCAGGTTCCCGAGTCTCCGCAGAGCCCGGCTTCGCAGGAGGAAGTGACCACGCAGGAACACGAGGAGGCTCCCGCGGTCGAGACCCGGAAGCCGAAACCGACGGAGAAACCGGCCGAAAAACCGGTGGAGAAACCCCGCGAGGTCAACAAGAGGGCTCTGTTTCCCGGGAAGACGGCGGGAAGCACCTCTTCTTCCGAAGGAGAGAGCCGGGGAAAAGGCAATCAGGGCAATCCGGCAGGAGAACCTTTGGGCAGCCATGCGGGTACCGGAATGGGCGATTCGGGTGTGTCGTTCGACCTGCGGGGCCGGAATCCGGTAGGGGAGGTGAGGCCCAATTACAACGGCAACGACCGGGGCCGTCATGTGGTGAAGGTGCGTATCACGGTCAACCCTTCGGGCAGTGTGGTGAGTGCCGTGCACCAGGCCCAGGGATCGACCACCAACAGCAGGGCTTTCGTGGACGAGGCCCTGCGTGCGGCACGCAAGCAGCGTTTCACCCCTTCGGAGGGCGACAATCTCCAGACGGGGGTTATCACCTATGTTTTCAATGTGATGTGA